A genomic window from Mesorhizobium sp. 131-2-1 includes:
- a CDS encoding AbiU2 domain-containing protein produces the protein MTTRTAAESRADYEQVMGVELGGIYAELVQELCSIYLVWGQYRILFGTTEARVDLLNQASGSFFRIVQDSLFDRVLLSISRMTDRPSIGPHQTLTVQRIAGLIPDAAFADTVRAKVGLALKAEEFCRDWRNNRIGHNNLEHRLNPSAKPLKDATRLKVDEALAAISNVLNALSSHYLDSETAFEHILPLHPDAEGLLYVIHDGVRAQDERRKKLEVGDFNIDDYPHGL, from the coding sequence ATGACCACGAGAACGGCTGCTGAATCGCGAGCGGACTATGAACAGGTGATGGGCGTCGAGCTTGGCGGGATCTATGCCGAACTCGTACAGGAGCTCTGTTCGATCTACCTCGTATGGGGTCAGTACAGGATTCTGTTTGGCACCACGGAAGCCCGCGTCGATTTGCTGAACCAAGCGTCCGGTAGCTTCTTCCGTATCGTGCAGGACAGCCTATTCGATCGGGTCCTGCTCTCGATTTCGAGGATGACCGACCGACCGTCAATCGGACCTCATCAGACCCTTACTGTACAGCGCATCGCCGGTCTCATTCCCGACGCAGCGTTCGCCGACACTGTCCGGGCGAAGGTTGGTCTGGCTTTGAAAGCCGAAGAATTCTGCCGCGACTGGCGCAACAACAGGATCGGCCACAACAACCTTGAGCACCGGCTTAACCCGTCGGCGAAGCCGCTCAAGGATGCCACCAGGCTCAAGGTCGACGAGGCGCTCGCCGCGATCTCCAATGTGCTAAACGCCCTCTCCTCGCACTACCTCGATTCCGAAACAGCCTTTGAACATATTCTGCCCTTGCATCCTGACGCTGAGGGATTGCTCTACGTCATCCATGACGGCGTAAGGGCACAGGATGAACGGCGTAAGAAACTTGAGGTTGGCGACTTCAATATCGACGATTATCCCCACGGACTCTGA